In Nocardioides dokdonensis FR1436, the following are encoded in one genomic region:
- a CDS encoding NAD(P)/FAD-dependent oxidoreductase, whose amino-acid sequence MTPPSPSPDQVVVVGAGISGVACARVLQEAGVSVRLLDRGRRIGGRMASKRFEGRPADIGASYLTVGDDDFAAVVEEWRSRGLAHPWTDTFTALAPGRAPEPKRGPVRWGTAGGIRTLVEALAAGLEVGTAQEVVQVGRSPAGRPTVDGVPARAVLLAMPDPQAARLLDPAAYGAVVAALDVPFEPVLALTATWGDRCWRDLPHGAFVNDDPVLSWIADDGRRRGDDAPVLVAHSTPGLAAGHLEDPAAAAPLLVERLRALVGARAAPVQAHVHRWSLARPERGREQATYLWGEDLLGVCGDAWSSRPRVEGAWLSGRALGRAVVETLS is encoded by the coding sequence ATGACACCCCCGAGCCCGAGCCCGGACCAGGTCGTCGTGGTCGGCGCCGGCATCAGCGGGGTCGCCTGCGCCCGCGTCCTGCAGGAGGCCGGCGTCTCGGTGCGCCTGCTCGACCGCGGACGCCGGATCGGCGGCCGGATGGCCAGCAAGCGGTTCGAGGGGCGACCGGCCGACATCGGCGCGTCCTACCTGACCGTCGGCGACGACGACTTCGCTGCCGTGGTCGAGGAGTGGCGCTCCCGAGGACTGGCGCACCCCTGGACCGACACGTTCACGGCCCTGGCCCCGGGACGGGCGCCCGAGCCCAAGCGCGGCCCGGTCCGGTGGGGGACCGCGGGCGGGATCCGGACCCTCGTGGAAGCGCTCGCCGCCGGGCTCGAGGTGGGCACCGCTCAAGAGGTGGTGCAGGTGGGGCGCTCACCGGCCGGGCGTCCGACCGTCGACGGCGTCCCCGCTCGCGCGGTGCTGCTCGCGATGCCGGACCCGCAGGCCGCCCGCCTCCTGGACCCTGCGGCGTACGGCGCCGTCGTGGCGGCGCTGGACGTGCCCTTCGAGCCGGTGCTCGCGCTGACCGCCACCTGGGGCGACCGGTGCTGGCGCGACCTGCCTCACGGGGCGTTCGTCAACGACGACCCGGTGCTGTCGTGGATCGCGGACGACGGACGCCGCCGCGGTGACGACGCCCCTGTGCTGGTCGCGCACTCCACCCCGGGCCTGGCAGCAGGGCACCTCGAGGACCCCGCCGCAGCGGCGCCGCTGCTCGTGGAGCGCCTGCGCGCGCTGGTAGGTGCCCGAGCCGCACCTGTGCAGGCGCACGTGCACCGCTGGAGCCTGGCGCGGCCCGAGCGCGGCCGCGAGCAGGCGACGTACCTGTGGGGCGAGGACCTGCTCGGCGTCTGCGGCGACGCCTGGTCGTCGCGGCCCCGGGTGGAGGGTGCCTGGCTGAGCGGCCGGGCGCTGGGACGGGCGGTCGTGGAAACCTTGTCTTGA
- a CDS encoding formate dehydrogenase accessory sulfurtransferase FdhD, with the protein MVGLPGLPRRPGPTVRTRVEEHDGDQVRHREDRLVTEEPLELRLAWPGAPARRAWVTMRTPGHDFELAAGWVAHEGLLSARTGLAGIAYCTDADLAPEQEFNVVTVTLDAAPAREPGHRHEGLSAGSSACGVCGSDSVAEALAVSTAAPWAGPLPSADVVRLLPERLRESQRVFDRTGGVHAAGLATADGRVLVVREDVGRHNAVDKVVGTRILAGSTPAEACLVVSGRAGFELVQKAVASGIGALVAVGAPTSLSARLAAEHGLALWGFVRGERAVRYS; encoded by the coding sequence GTGGTGGGCCTGCCGGGACTCCCCCGCCGACCCGGCCCGACGGTCCGGACCCGCGTCGAGGAGCACGACGGCGACCAGGTCCGGCACCGCGAGGACCGTCTGGTGACCGAGGAGCCGCTCGAGCTGCGCCTGGCCTGGCCGGGCGCACCCGCGCGCCGGGCCTGGGTGACGATGCGGACCCCGGGACACGACTTCGAGCTGGCCGCCGGGTGGGTGGCCCACGAGGGGCTGCTGTCGGCCCGCACGGGTCTGGCCGGGATCGCCTACTGCACCGACGCCGACCTGGCGCCGGAGCAGGAGTTCAACGTCGTCACCGTCACCCTCGACGCCGCCCCCGCCCGCGAGCCCGGGCACCGGCACGAGGGGTTGTCGGCGGGCTCGTCGGCCTGCGGCGTCTGCGGCTCCGACAGCGTCGCCGAGGCGCTGGCCGTGAGCACCGCCGCGCCGTGGGCGGGGCCGCTGCCGTCCGCGGACGTCGTACGCCTGCTCCCGGAGCGGCTGCGTGAGTCGCAGCGGGTCTTCGACCGCACCGGCGGGGTGCACGCCGCCGGGCTGGCCACCGCCGACGGACGGGTGCTGGTCGTCCGCGAGGACGTCGGGCGCCACAACGCCGTCGACAAGGTCGTCGGGACCCGGATCCTGGCCGGCTCCACGCCGGCGGAGGCCTGCCTCGTGGTCAGCGGCCGGGCCGGGTTCGAGCTGGTGCAGAAGGCCGTCGCCAGCGGCATCGGCGCGCTCGTCGCCGTCGGCGCCCCCACCTCGCTGTCGGCCCGTCTCGCCGCCGAGCACGGTCTGGCGCTGTGGGGCTTCGTGCGGGGCGAGCGCGCCGTGCGCTACAGCTGA
- the katG gene encoding catalase/peroxidase HPI codes for MTENQERCPVGDAAAQSATQQHGGSESENPGIPGPTAPEGAAPRTNQDWWPHRLDLSPLRVHSSKGDPLGADFDYAREVGSLDAEAVKADVVQLLRTSQDWWPADFGHYGGLMIRLSWHAAGTYRLFDGRGGAGQGMQRYAPLNSWPDNANLDKARRLLWPVKQKYGQKLSWADLIVLAGNVALEDMGFETFGFAFGRADVWEPEEIFWGAEDEWLADGRYTGDGTMVEDLGATEMGLIYVNPEGPQGEPDPLKAAHYIRETFARMAMNDEETVALIAGGHSFGKTHGAAVADDHVGPEPEAADLTEQGLGWISDHGSGTGADAITSGLEVTWTPTPTRWSNGFYDMLFGHEWELVKSPGGAWQWEAKDAEAVIPGPTEDSPKRKPTMLTTDLSLRVDPAYEKISRRFHENLDEFADAFARAWYKLLHRDMGPIERLRGPWVPEAQLWQDPVPAVDHELVDDTDIASLKATLLGSGLSPQRLVATAWASASSFRKTDLRGGANGARVRLAPQKDWEVNEPEELAAALETLERVQRDFNDAQSGGRRISLADLIVLGGVAAIEQAAREGGVEVTVPFRPGRTDASAEQTDADSFRFLEPRADAFRGYLRDGEKIPAEALMVDRAYMLDLTAPELTVLLGGMRSLAATVGGSRHGVLTDRPGVLSTDFFVNLLTPGNRVRASRDQENVYDIQDATGATRWTATAADLVFGSNSELRALAEVYASDDAREKFVHDFVAAWDKVMEADRFDLA; via the coding sequence ATGACCGAGAACCAGGAGCGTTGTCCCGTGGGCGACGCCGCCGCCCAGAGCGCCACCCAGCAGCACGGTGGCTCCGAGAGCGAGAACCCCGGGATCCCGGGGCCGACCGCCCCCGAGGGCGCCGCCCCCCGCACCAACCAGGACTGGTGGCCCCATCGCCTGGACCTGTCGCCGCTGCGCGTCCACTCCTCGAAGGGCGACCCGCTCGGCGCGGACTTCGACTATGCGCGGGAGGTCGGGTCGCTCGACGCCGAGGCCGTCAAGGCCGACGTCGTGCAGCTCCTGCGCACCTCCCAGGACTGGTGGCCGGCCGACTTCGGCCACTACGGCGGGCTGATGATCCGGTTGAGCTGGCACGCCGCAGGCACCTACCGCCTCTTCGACGGGCGCGGCGGGGCCGGGCAGGGCATGCAGCGCTACGCCCCGCTCAACTCGTGGCCCGACAACGCCAACCTCGACAAGGCGCGCCGCCTGCTGTGGCCGGTCAAGCAGAAGTACGGCCAGAAGCTCTCGTGGGCCGACCTGATCGTGCTCGCCGGCAACGTGGCGCTCGAGGACATGGGCTTCGAGACCTTCGGCTTCGCCTTCGGCCGCGCGGACGTGTGGGAGCCCGAGGAGATCTTCTGGGGCGCCGAGGACGAGTGGCTGGCCGACGGCCGCTACACCGGCGACGGCACGATGGTCGAGGACCTCGGTGCGACCGAGATGGGGCTCATCTACGTCAACCCCGAGGGACCGCAGGGCGAGCCCGACCCGCTCAAGGCCGCGCACTACATCCGCGAGACCTTCGCCCGGATGGCGATGAACGACGAGGAGACCGTCGCGCTCATCGCCGGCGGCCACAGCTTCGGCAAGACCCATGGTGCGGCCGTCGCCGACGACCACGTCGGCCCCGAGCCCGAGGCCGCCGACCTCACCGAGCAGGGGCTCGGCTGGATCAGCGACCACGGCAGCGGCACGGGAGCCGACGCCATCACCTCCGGTCTCGAGGTCACCTGGACGCCGACGCCCACCCGGTGGAGCAACGGCTTCTACGACATGCTCTTCGGCCACGAGTGGGAGCTCGTGAAGAGCCCCGGCGGCGCCTGGCAGTGGGAGGCCAAGGACGCCGAGGCGGTCATCCCCGGCCCCACCGAGGACTCGCCCAAGCGCAAGCCGACCATGCTCACCACCGACCTGTCCCTGCGCGTGGACCCGGCCTACGAGAAGATCTCGCGCCGCTTCCACGAGAACCTCGACGAGTTCGCCGACGCCTTCGCCCGCGCCTGGTACAAGCTGCTGCACCGCGACATGGGCCCGATCGAGCGGCTGCGGGGCCCCTGGGTCCCCGAGGCCCAGCTGTGGCAGGACCCGGTGCCGGCCGTGGACCACGAGCTCGTGGACGACACCGACATCGCCTCGCTCAAGGCGACGCTGCTCGGCTCCGGCCTGAGCCCCCAGCGACTCGTCGCCACCGCGTGGGCCTCCGCCTCGTCGTTCCGCAAGACCGACCTGCGCGGCGGCGCCAACGGTGCGCGGGTGCGCCTGGCACCGCAGAAGGACTGGGAGGTCAACGAGCCCGAGGAGCTGGCTGCCGCCCTCGAGACCCTCGAGCGCGTCCAGCGGGACTTCAACGACGCGCAGTCGGGCGGCAGGCGGATCTCGCTGGCCGACCTGATCGTGCTCGGCGGTGTCGCCGCGATCGAGCAGGCGGCTCGCGAGGGCGGTGTCGAGGTGACGGTGCCGTTCCGCCCGGGGCGCACCGACGCCAGCGCCGAGCAGACCGACGCCGACTCGTTCCGCTTCCTCGAGCCCCGTGCCGATGCCTTCCGGGGCTACCTGCGCGACGGCGAGAAGATTCCGGCCGAGGCGCTGATGGTGGACCGGGCCTACATGCTCGACCTGACCGCTCCCGAGCTGACCGTGCTGCTGGGCGGCATGCGCAGCCTGGCGGCCACGGTCGGCGGGTCGCGCCACGGCGTGCTCACCGATCGTCCGGGTGTGCTCTCGACCGACTTCTTCGTCAACCTGCTCACCCCCGGCAACAGGGTGCGGGCCTCGCGCGACCAGGAGAACGTCTACGACATCCAGGACGCCACCGGCGCGACCCGCTGGACCGCGACCGCGGCCGACCTGGTCTTCGGCTCGAACTCCGAGCTGCGCGCGCTCGCCGAGGTCTACGCCAGCGACGACGCGAGGGAGAAGTTCGTGCACGACTTCGTCGCCGCCTGGGACAAGGTGATGGAGGCCGACCGCTTCGACCTGGCCTGA
- a CDS encoding Fur family transcriptional regulator → MTSDAAPLSAHVLDGPGASTFEALLRAASLRVTRPRVAVLTAVQQQPHSDTETILRSVRAALGEVSHQAVYDVLRALTSAGLLRRIQPSGSVALYETRVGDNHHHVVCRSCGAVADVACAVGDAPCLDASEDHGFMLDEAEVVYWGTCPACTPS, encoded by the coding sequence ATGACCAGTGACGCCGCGCCCCTGTCCGCGCACGTGCTCGACGGCCCCGGGGCCAGCACGTTCGAGGCACTGCTGCGCGCGGCCTCGCTGCGCGTGACGCGGCCACGGGTCGCGGTCCTCACCGCAGTCCAGCAACAGCCGCACAGCGACACCGAGACCATCCTGCGCTCGGTGCGCGCCGCCCTGGGCGAGGTCTCACACCAGGCGGTGTACGACGTCCTGCGCGCCCTCACGTCCGCAGGCCTCCTGCGTCGCATCCAGCCCTCGGGCTCGGTCGCGCTCTACGAGACCCGGGTCGGCGACAACCACCACCACGTGGTCTGCCGCAGCTGCGGAGCCGTCGCCGACGTGGCCTGCGCCGTCGGGGACGCCCCCTGCCTGGACGCCTCCGAGGACCACGGCTTCATGCTCGACGAGGCCGAGGTCGTCTACTGGGGGACCTGCCCGGCCTGCACCCCGTCGTGA